The Microcoleus sp. AS-A8 genome has a window encoding:
- a CDS encoding pectinesterase family protein — MDNLILIIGLIALIVGSVAIWLNKQTNARNRISHERAKNALLQFETRLDDLDRQLQQERTSLPAELTTLPTQIESIQQNYSQLHSQVSELQTHVDTKDEERLQLNSQVAELQNQFLTIQQERNQLFSQLPQLQTELEAITQEREELNFQLLELQNQLETLTQEREQLYGQLSQLRQQIEGVQQENVPLHSEFAELQNQFLMIQQECSQLSSQLPQLQTQLEATTPEREYLNFQFLEVQSQLETLTQEREQLHGQLSQLRQQIDGVQQESVPLHSEFAEFQNQFLTIQQERSQLHSQLPQLQQELDTSNQEREYLNFQFLELQSQLETLTQEREYLSSQLSQLRQQIYSLTSEPAPLHSEFAELQNQLLNVQQERSQLHLQLPQLQQELETNNQEREYLNFQLLELQSQLKTLTQEREYLSSQLSQLRQQIYSLTSEPAPLHSEFAELQNQLLNVQQERSQLHLQLPQLQQELETSNQEREYLNFQLLELQSQLETLTQEREYLSSQLSQLRQQIYSLTSEPTPLHSEFAELQNQLLNVQQERTQLDLQLPQLQSQFEQTQQASEYLNFQLPQLQSQLETLTQEREYLHSQLSELRQQIDNVQQERAPLQSEFTELQNQLLTLQQERTQLHSQLSQLQRQLAPVSQEREPLRSQPSQLQNPLETLTSEPISSQPQPVEVSQPMDISPSDVTVSRKEGWIVSQQGQGDYRTIREAIRNAKEGDRIFIRPGLYQESLMIDKTLEIIGDGELEEIIIESEDSNCLRMQTESALVRGLTLSELGRHYTVDISQGQLILEDCNITANSNYSVVAIGGPTANPVIRRCHIYQGKWNGIWVSNNARGTVEDCDIFENGSSGVGIGQGAKLIIRRCQINQNGGKAIAVYNKGEATVEDCNLTGNAGGAWEIAQGGYVRSTRNVDDEG; from the coding sequence ATGGACAATTTAATTTTAATCATAGGCTTGATCGCCTTGATCGTGGGTTCCGTAGCCATTTGGTTGAACAAGCAGACAAACGCACGTAACCGCATCAGCCATGAGCGCGCCAAAAACGCTCTATTACAGTTTGAAACACGCTTAGATGATCTAGATAGGCAATTACAGCAGGAACGTACTTCACTTCCTGCTGAACTCACAACGTTACCGACTCAGATAGAAAGTATCCAGCAGAATTACTCCCAGCTCCACTCTCAAGTCTCAGAACTCCAAACCCATGTAGACACCAAAGATGAGGAGCGTCTGCAACTCAATTCCCAAGTAGCAGAACTGCAAAACCAGTTTCTCACGATTCAGCAAGAACGCAACCAACTGTTCTCTCAACTTCCCCAACTGCAAACTGAGTTAGAAGCAATCACTCAAGAGCGCGAGGAGCTAAACTTCCAACTCTTAGAACTGCAAAACCAACTGGAAACCCTAACTCAGGAACGAGAGCAATTGTATGGGCAACTCTCACAACTGCGCCAGCAAATTGAAGGCGTTCAGCAGGAGAACGTACCGCTACACTCGGAGTTTGCTGAACTACAAAACCAGTTTCTCATGATTCAGCAAGAGTGCAGCCAACTGTCCTCTCAACTTCCCCAACTGCAAACTCAGTTAGAGGCAACCACTCCAGAACGTGAGTACCTAAACTTCCAATTCTTAGAAGTGCAAAGCCAACTGGAAACCCTAACTCAGGAACGAGAACAATTGCATGGGCAACTCTCACAACTGCGCCAGCAAATTGACGGCGTTCAGCAGGAGAGCGTACCCCTACATTCGGAGTTCGCCGAATTCCAAAACCAGTTTCTCACGATTCAGCAAGAGCGCAGCCAACTCCACTCGCAACTACCCCAACTGCAACAGGAATTAGACACGAGCAACCAAGAGCGTGAGTATCTCAATTTCCAATTCTTAGAACTGCAAAGCCAACTAGAAACCCTAACTCAGGAGCGCGAATATCTATCCTCCCAACTGTCTCAATTGCGTCAGCAAATCTACAGCCTCACCTCAGAACCTGCGCCGCTACATTCGGAGTTTGCCGAACTCCAAAACCAATTGCTCAATGTCCAGCAAGAGCGCAGCCAACTACATTTACAACTTCCCCAACTGCAACAGGAATTAGAAACAAACAACCAAGAGCGCGAGTATCTCAATTTCCAACTGTTGGAACTGCAAAGCCAACTAAAAACCCTAACTCAGGAGCGCGAATATCTATCCTCCCAACTGTCTCAATTGCGTCAGCAAATCTACAGCCTCACCTCAGAACCTGCGCCGCTACATTCGGAGTTCGCCGAACTGCAAAACCAATTGCTCAATGTCCAGCAAGAGCGCAGCCAACTACATTTACAACTTCCCCAACTGCAACAGGAATTAGAAACGAGCAATCAAGAGCGCGAGTATCTCAATTTCCAACTGTTGGAGCTGCAAAGCCAACTGGAAACCCTAACTCAGGAGCGCGAATACCTATCCTCCCAACTGTCTCAATTGCGTCAGCAAATCTACAGCCTCACCTCAGAGCCTACGCCGCTACATTCGGAGTTTGCCGAACTGCAAAACCAGTTGCTCAATGTCCAGCAGGAGCGCACTCAACTCGACTTACAACTGCCTCAATTACAAAGCCAATTCGAGCAGACTCAGCAAGCGAGTGAGTACCTAAACTTTCAACTGCCCCAACTGCAAAGTCAGTTAGAAACCCTAACTCAGGAACGAGAGTATCTGCACTCGCAACTGTCCGAACTGCGCCAGCAAATCGACAATGTTCAACAAGAACGTGCGCCGCTACAGTCCGAGTTCACTGAACTGCAAAACCAACTGCTCACTCTTCAGCAGGAACGCACTCAACTGCACTCCCAACTTTCTCAGTTGCAACGCCAATTAGCCCCAGTGAGTCAAGAGCGAGAGCCATTGCGCTCCCAACCATCCCAACTGCAAAACCCATTAGAAACGCTCACCTCAGAGCCGATATCCAGCCAGCCGCAGCCTGTTGAAGTATCACAACCGATGGACATCTCTCCGTCGGACGTAACCGTTTCCAGGAAGGAAGGTTGGATTGTGTCTCAACAGGGTCAAGGGGACTATCGTACCATTCGTGAGGCCATCCGCAACGCCAAAGAGGGCGATCGCATTTTCATCCGTCCAGGGTTATACCAAGAAAGCTTAATGATCGACAAGACCCTAGAAATTATTGGCGATGGGGAACTAGAGGAAATCATTATCGAGAGTGAGGACTCGAATTGCCTACGGATGCAAACTGAATCTGCCTTGGTACGTGGTTTAACCCTGAGCGAGCTAGGCAGACATTACACCGTGGATATTTCCCAAGGGCAACTCATCCTCGAAGACTGTAATATTACAGCCAATTCCAACTATAGCGTGGTGGCGATTGGTGGCCCAACAGCTAACCCCGTCATCCGTCGCTGCCACATCTATCAAGGGAAATGGAATGGAATTTGGGTTTCCAACAATGCCAGGGGCACGGTGGAAGACTGCGATATTTTTGAAAATGGCAGTTCCGGGGTAGGAATTGGACAAGGTGCCAAATTAATCATCCGGCGTTGTCAAATTAATCAAAACGGCGGAAAAGCGATCGCCGTCTACAACAAAGGTGAAGCCACCGTTGAAGACTGTAACTTGACAGGCAACGCCGGTGGTGCATGGGAAATTGCCCAAGGCGGTTATGTCCGCAGCACCAGGAATGTCGATGATGAAGGCTAA
- a CDS encoding YdcF family protein: MLDPAWCDHSMTHWLTLKNLFSQWLMTPTLMLVPLVIVVGFLWLIPRRRWKHLFAGLGIILLVIYFTATSSLTVALASQGLVAFLPKDSGETVDAIVVLGRGYQFRASRVEVAAKLWQAHRAPLIFASGAGDASETIELFTAEGIPNQALAHEDCSRTTKENAEFTAAVLQPQGVRTILLVTDPPHMLRSLLTFRHFGFQVIPHSSPLPSDLAPKRKALMVFYEYLAFITYGLQGRLFPQSIPEATSVQFTLK; the protein is encoded by the coding sequence ATGCTTGACCCCGCTTGGTGCGACCACTCTATGACCCACTGGCTGACCTTGAAGAACCTGTTTTCTCAGTGGCTCATGACACCGACCTTAATGTTAGTTCCACTGGTCATAGTGGTAGGATTCCTTTGGCTGATTCCCCGACGGCGTTGGAAGCATTTATTCGCTGGTTTAGGAATTATTTTATTGGTGATTTATTTTACAGCCACTTCTTCATTAACCGTTGCTTTAGCCAGTCAAGGATTAGTTGCTTTTTTACCTAAAGATTCTGGTGAAACGGTGGATGCAATTGTTGTGTTAGGACGTGGTTATCAATTTAGAGCATCTAGAGTAGAAGTGGCGGCTAAACTTTGGCAAGCCCATCGAGCACCCTTAATTTTTGCTAGTGGTGCAGGAGATGCTTCTGAAACAATTGAGCTATTCACCGCAGAAGGTATTCCCAATCAAGCGCTAGCTCACGAAGATTGTTCTCGTACCACGAAGGAAAATGCTGAATTTACAGCAGCAGTGCTACAACCTCAAGGAGTTAGGACAATTTTACTCGTAACTGACCCCCCTCACATGTTGCGATCGCTCCTTACCTTTCGTCATTTCGGGTTTCAAGTTATTCCCCATAGCAGTCCGCTACCGTCGGATTTAGCGCCTAAGAGAAAAGCTCTGATGGTATTCTACGAGTACCTGGCTTTCATCACTTATGGATTACAGGGGCGGTTGTTTCCACAAAGCATTCCTGAAGCAACCAGTGTTCAATTTACTCTGAAGTAA
- a CDS encoding response regulator, which translates to MTTRRIMIIDDEYDIRAVAQLTLKTVGGWDVSIAASGAEGLRQAADEQPDVILLDVMMPDMDGIETFRALQANPATQSIPVILMTAKVQAAEQRRFAELGVAGIIPKPFKAMKLPGQIAKTLGWDE; encoded by the coding sequence ATGACCACTAGACGCATTATGATTATTGATGACGAATACGATATTCGGGCAGTAGCTCAACTCACCCTCAAAACGGTCGGTGGCTGGGATGTATCGATTGCTGCATCCGGTGCGGAAGGACTGCGTCAGGCAGCCGATGAGCAGCCTGATGTCATCTTATTAGATGTGATGATGCCGGATATGGATGGCATAGAAACGTTTCGGGCGTTGCAGGCGAATCCAGCGACCCAGTCTATTCCTGTAATTTTAATGACAGCAAAGGTGCAAGCGGCAGAGCAGCGACGGTTCGCTGAACTCGGCGTGGCAGGAATTATTCCCAAGCCATTCAAGGCAATGAAACTCCCCGGTCAGATTGCGAAAACTCTCGGCTGGGATGAGTAA
- a CDS encoding Mo-dependent nitrogenase C-terminal domain-containing protein: MVNSPTVHHLSPALRPIRQWLESLEIRDAHVARSLCKIIPASCPFEREIKFLDRTIVRIPPLCKLNPFYEQIVCIRFKSLTYLADQCGEDVTLYC, translated from the coding sequence ATTGTGAATAGCCCAACTGTACATCACTTGAGTCCTGCATTGCGCCCAATTCGCCAATGGTTGGAATCTTTAGAAATTCGCGATGCTCATGTGGCGCGATCGCTCTGCAAAATCATTCCGGCTAGTTGTCCCTTTGAGCGAGAAATTAAATTTCTTGACCGCACTATCGTTCGCATTCCACCGCTGTGCAAACTGAATCCTTTCTACGAGCAAATCGTTTGTATTCGCTTCAAATCTTTAACCTATTTGGCAGACCAATGTGGTGAAGATGTAACGCTTTACTGCTAA
- the recQ gene encoding DNA helicase RecQ, producing MYQLQSLEEALKHFFGYDAFRPGQRQIVEEALAQRDLLVIMPTGGGKSLCFQLPALLKPGLTVVVSPLIALMQDQVDALVDNGIGATFLNSTLSWDDVRSRELAILNGKIKLLYVAPERLLGEKFLPFLEKVRAQIGISAFAIDEAHCVSEWGHDFRPEYRQMKQLRQRYPDIPILALTATATKRVQQDILEQLTLRQPGVHIASFNRPNLYYEVQPKERHSYNQLLKKIKSHKGSGIVYCLSRRAVDEVAFRLQKDGIDALPYHAGMSDEARATNQTRFIRDDVQVMVATIAFGMGINKPDVRFVIHYDLPHNLERYYQESGRAGRDGEPAHCTLFFGAADIRTIDYLIEQKPDPKEQRVARQQLRQVIDYAEGTDCRRTIQLRYFGERFKGNCENCDNCRNPKPVEDWTIEAQKFLSCVARCKERFGITHIIDVLRGSRKQKIEQYGHHLLSTYGIGKDRSADDWKMLGRSLLHQGLLDETTDGYRILKLNKLSWEVLRSQRTVEIAITQTPVAKALAEINPRSAEAEMLLERLRKLRKQIADAHSVAPYVVFADSSLRLMAQQQPQTLEAFAKISGVVTNKVNQYGDKFVSEIRAFCQEQKLPVPLPANTHMVTLQYYQQGLSVEEIAQKRGFTPRTIVTHLSELLEMKQPVDLNQLVVPERQKTILQGIQAVGEGSLKTIREHLGEEYSYEEIQLVRSWWRRER from the coding sequence ATGTACCAGTTGCAATCCCTGGAGGAAGCACTCAAACACTTCTTTGGTTACGATGCCTTTCGTCCAGGACAAAGACAGATTGTTGAAGAAGCGCTCGCGCAACGGGATTTACTGGTTATCATGCCCACAGGAGGCGGGAAGTCTCTGTGTTTCCAACTGCCAGCCCTGCTGAAACCGGGTTTAACGGTCGTGGTATCCCCCTTGATTGCTCTAATGCAAGACCAAGTGGATGCCCTCGTGGATAATGGGATTGGGGCTACATTCCTCAATAGTACGCTGAGTTGGGACGATGTGCGATCGCGTGAACTCGCCATCCTCAACGGCAAAATTAAACTGCTCTACGTCGCACCGGAACGCTTACTGGGAGAGAAATTTCTGCCCTTTCTGGAGAAAGTGCGGGCACAAATTGGCATTTCCGCTTTTGCCATTGATGAAGCGCACTGCGTTTCGGAGTGGGGGCACGACTTCCGTCCGGAATATCGCCAAATGAAACAATTGCGCCAGCGTTATCCCGATATCCCCATTCTCGCCCTCACTGCCACCGCCACCAAACGTGTGCAACAGGATATCCTAGAACAACTGACGTTGCGGCAACCGGGAGTTCACATTGCCAGCTTCAACCGTCCCAACCTCTACTACGAAGTTCAACCCAAAGAACGCCACAGCTACAACCAACTTTTAAAAAAAATTAAATCCCATAAAGGCTCAGGCATTGTTTACTGCTTAAGTCGTCGTGCGGTGGATGAAGTCGCCTTTCGCCTCCAGAAAGATGGAATTGATGCATTGCCCTACCATGCGGGGATGAGTGATGAAGCCAGGGCAACCAATCAAACGCGCTTCATTCGGGATGATGTGCAGGTGATGGTAGCCACCATTGCGTTTGGGATGGGTATTAACAAGCCCGATGTCCGCTTCGTCATCCACTACGACTTACCCCACAATTTAGAGCGATACTATCAGGAATCAGGACGCGCAGGACGCGATGGCGAACCGGCACATTGTACCCTCTTCTTCGGTGCGGCTGATATCCGCACCATTGATTATCTCATCGAGCAAAAACCCGATCCCAAAGAACAACGAGTTGCCCGTCAGCAGTTGCGTCAGGTAATCGATTACGCGGAAGGAACCGATTGTCGCCGGACCATTCAACTCCGTTATTTTGGCGAACGGTTTAAAGGGAATTGTGAAAACTGTGATAACTGCCGTAACCCCAAACCGGTAGAAGATTGGACGATTGAAGCGCAAAAGTTTCTCTCTTGCGTAGCACGTTGCAAAGAACGTTTCGGTATAACTCATATTATTGATGTGCTGAGGGGTTCTAGAAAGCAGAAGATTGAGCAGTATGGGCATCACCTGCTCTCTACTTATGGGATTGGCAAGGATAGAAGTGCTGATGATTGGAAGATGTTGGGGCGATCGCTTTTACATCAAGGATTACTCGATGAAACGACCGATGGTTACCGAATTTTAAAGCTAAATAAATTGAGTTGGGAAGTCCTGCGAAGTCAGCGAACGGTTGAAATTGCTATTACTCAGACTCCAGTTGCTAAAGCGTTAGCAGAGATTAATCCTAGAAGCGCTGAAGCCGAAATGTTGTTGGAACGCCTACGAAAGTTACGCAAACAAATAGCCGATGCTCACTCGGTTGCGCCTTATGTTGTTTTTGCAGATTCTAGCCTAAGATTGATGGCGCAGCAACAACCCCAAACCCTGGAAGCGTTTGCCAAAATTTCCGGGGTTGTGACAAATAAAGTTAATCAATATGGGGATAAATTTGTTTCAGAAATTCGGGCATTTTGTCAAGAACAAAAATTACCTGTTCCTCTGCCTGCCAATACTCACATGGTGACGCTGCAATACTATCAGCAAGGGTTGAGTGTTGAAGAAATTGCTCAAAAACGCGGTTTTACTCCTCGTACAATTGTGACTCATTTGAGTGAGTTACTGGAAATGAAACAGCCAGTGGATTTAAATCAGTTGGTGGTTCCGGAACGGCAAAAAACTATACTTCAAGGGATTCAAGCTGTAGGTGAGGGGTCGCTTAAAACCATTCGGGAACATTTGGGAGAGGAATATAGTTATGAGGAAATTCAACTGGTGCGATCTTGGTGGCGGAGGGAACGATGA
- a CDS encoding PAS domain S-box protein, whose product MTDTGVILIVDDTLTNLEVLFGCLTNAGFRILVAEDGMSAIENAQYALPDLILLDILMPGVDGFETCRRLKADEATAEIPVIFMTALTETIDKVKGFSLGAVDYITKPFQQEEVLARVQTHVNLRHLTQQLREQNTRLEQEIQERQQKEAALSESEERFRLLVEKVKDYAIFMLDPSGRVVSWNSGAERIKGYRADEIIGQSFSRFYPDEEIQHGYPQRLLEIAAAEGQVEDEGWRVRKDGSRFWANVVITALRDETGNLRGFTKVTRDITDRKRAEEERDRFFNLSMDMLSVSGTDAYFKRLNPAFEQVLGYTNEELRRQPFLDLVHPDDRAATLAEVEKLAEGHLTLDFENRYRCKDGSYRWVSWKAFPIVEENLIYAIARDVTERKQAEAERLQLLAQEQQARAEAEAARNQSVNILESITDAFFALDKDWRYTYLNRQAELLLQRKREELLGQVMWDEFPEAVGSTFDREYHRAVSEQVSVEFESFYPPLNVWFEVHAYPSREGLSVYFRNISDRKRAEAALRESEERFHQAFENAAIGMALVSLDGYWLQVNRSLCEMLGYSEQELLALTFQAVTHPDDLHLGLNYFQQMLSGEIRSCQFEKRYLHKLGHTVWGMLSSSMVRDGQNQPLYIVTQIEDITERKQALEELRNLSKALESAVEGIAQVDSQGRYFKTNPAYARMLGYQPEELVGMNWKQTIYPDELETIETAYQRMLIDGKAEFEARALRKDGTVFDKQVVMVKAYDQQQQFIGNYCFMKDISDRREIERLKDEFISVVSHELRTPLTSISAALDLLAGGVLQNQPEDAQQMLNIAANNSDRLVRLINDILDIERIESGKIIMTKQACDAGDLMNQSVEAIQEIAERDGVTLSVSPVSVRLWADPDRIIQILTNLLSNAIKFSPQGSTVWLSAELIRSQGSGIVYPSSSPDTLLIKVRDQGRGIPSDKIESIFERFQQVDASDSRQKGGTGLGLAICRSILQHHEGRIWAESTLGEGSTFYFTLPILSDVQRPEFVPPDDGPASLTVLSTQLGDSTQNSPLVLVCDDDSSVRTVVQAMLERQGYRVLTVASGHEAVQQSVTHPPDIILLNLMMPEMDGWETLAVLKQQTETQTIPVIILSGLLPDAREAPHPDVSDWIVKPPEPRILRQALERVLADRNQTIKVLIVEDDLELAQVLATMFSRHGIETFQAQTGRDAIHLSQRILPDLLVLDLALPEYNGFAVVDWLRQHNRLRQVPLVVYTAQDLDESDRQRLKLGQTLFFTKGRITSQEFEQRAIDLLNRMIRGKTGDTPDDH is encoded by the coding sequence ATGACTGACACGGGAGTCATCTTAATCGTGGATGACACACTGACCAATTTAGAAGTCCTGTTTGGCTGTTTGACCAATGCTGGCTTCAGAATCTTAGTGGCGGAAGATGGGATGAGTGCGATCGAGAACGCACAGTATGCCTTACCTGATTTAATTCTGCTAGATATCCTAATGCCCGGTGTAGACGGGTTTGAAACGTGCCGTCGTCTGAAAGCGGATGAAGCAACAGCAGAAATTCCCGTCATTTTTATGACCGCACTGACTGAAACTATAGATAAAGTAAAAGGCTTCAGCTTGGGTGCGGTGGACTATATTACGAAGCCCTTTCAACAAGAAGAAGTGTTAGCTAGGGTTCAAACCCATGTGAATCTCCGACATCTGACCCAGCAGCTTCGAGAACAAAATACACGACTAGAACAGGAAATCCAGGAACGTCAGCAGAAGGAGGCGGCACTGTCCGAGAGTGAGGAGCGATTCCGCCTGCTGGTTGAGAAGGTCAAAGACTACGCGATTTTTATGCTCGACCCCAGCGGACGGGTTGTGAGCTGGAATAGTGGAGCAGAGCGGATTAAAGGATATCGGGCAGACGAGATTATCGGTCAGTCCTTCTCCCGCTTTTATCCCGACGAGGAGATTCAGCACGGTTATCCTCAACGATTGCTAGAAATAGCAGCCGCCGAGGGTCAAGTAGAAGATGAAGGGTGGCGCGTTCGTAAAGATGGATCGCGATTTTGGGCGAATGTTGTGATTACCGCCTTGCGAGATGAGACGGGAAACCTGCGTGGCTTTACAAAAGTGACGCGAGATATTACGGATCGCAAACGGGCAGAGGAGGAGCGCGATCGCTTTTTCAACCTCTCTATGGATATGCTAAGCGTTTCTGGTACCGATGCTTACTTCAAGCGTTTGAATCCAGCGTTTGAGCAAGTACTTGGCTACACCAACGAAGAACTACGACGACAACCATTTCTCGACTTGGTTCATCCCGATGACCGGGCTGCAACCCTTGCTGAAGTTGAAAAACTTGCTGAGGGTCATCTAACCCTTGATTTTGAGAATCGCTATCGCTGTAAAGACGGTTCGTACCGATGGGTTTCCTGGAAAGCCTTTCCCATTGTTGAAGAAAACTTAATTTATGCGATCGCCCGCGATGTTACCGAGCGCAAACAGGCAGAAGCAGAACGCCTGCAACTTCTCGCTCAAGAGCAACAGGCAAGGGCTGAAGCAGAGGCAGCTCGGAACCAGAGCGTTAATATTCTGGAAAGCATTACGGATGCGTTCTTTGCACTGGATAAAGATTGGCGATATACCTACTTAAATCGACAAGCAGAACTGCTCTTGCAGCGAAAGCGGGAGGAGTTGCTCGGTCAAGTGATGTGGGATGAGTTTCCTGAAGCGGTTGGCTCAACCTTTGACCGAGAGTATCACCGGGCAGTGTCGGAGCAGGTGAGTGTTGAGTTTGAATCGTTCTATCCGCCGCTGAATGTCTGGTTTGAGGTACACGCCTATCCTTCTAGAGAGGGTCTATCCGTCTATTTCCGAAATATTAGCGATCGCAAACGGGCAGAGGCAGCATTACGGGAAAGCGAAGAACGGTTTCATCAGGCGTTTGAAAATGCCGCGATCGGGATGGCATTGGTATCGCTGGATGGTTATTGGCTGCAAGTCAATCGTTCTCTGTGTGAGATGCTGGGTTACTCAGAGCAGGAATTGCTAGCACTCACCTTCCAGGCCGTTACCCATCCAGATGATTTGCACCTTGGACTCAACTATTTTCAGCAAATGCTGTCCGGCGAGATTCGCTCATGCCAGTTTGAAAAGCGGTATTTGCATAAGCTCGGACATACGGTTTGGGGAATGTTGAGTAGTTCAATGGTTCGTGATGGGCAAAACCAGCCATTGTACATCGTTACCCAAATTGAAGACATTACCGAGCGCAAACAGGCTCTTGAGGAACTCCGCAATCTGAGCAAGGCACTGGAAAGTGCTGTTGAGGGTATCGCTCAAGTCGATAGTCAGGGGCGTTACTTCAAAACTAATCCAGCTTATGCCCGCATGTTGGGTTATCAACCCGAAGAATTGGTTGGGATGAATTGGAAACAAACGATTTATCCAGATGAATTGGAAACCATAGAGACTGCCTACCAACGGATGCTGATTGACGGTAAGGCAGAGTTTGAAGCTAGAGCATTACGCAAAGATGGAACCGTCTTCGATAAGCAAGTGGTGATGGTTAAAGCCTACGACCAACAACAGCAGTTCATTGGGAACTACTGTTTCATGAAGGATATTAGCGATCGCCGCGAAATTGAACGATTGAAGGACGAATTCATCTCAGTTGTCAGCCATGAACTGCGAACACCGCTCACCTCCATTTCCGCTGCTTTGGACTTACTAGCCGGTGGGGTCTTGCAAAACCAACCAGAAGATGCTCAACAGATGTTGAACATTGCGGCGAATAACAGCGATCGCTTAGTTCGTCTGATCAATGACATCTTAGACATCGAACGCATTGAGTCAGGCAAAATCATTATGACGAAACAAGCCTGCGATGCTGGTGACTTAATGAATCAATCTGTAGAGGCAATACAGGAGATAGCAGAAAGGGATGGAGTCACCCTATCCGTTTCTCCTGTGTCAGTCCGCCTCTGGGCAGACCCCGATCGCATCATCCAAATCCTCACGAACTTACTCAGTAATGCCATTAAGTTCTCACCTCAAGGCAGTACAGTCTGGCTAAGTGCAGAGTTGATCAGGAGTCAGGGGTCAGGGATCGTTTATCCCTCATCCTCTCCTGACACTCTGCTTATTAAAGTTAGAGACCAAGGACGCGGGATTCCGTCTGACAAGATTGAATCTATTTTTGAACGCTTTCAGCAGGTTGATGCCTCGGATTCGCGTCAAAAGGGGGGAACGGGTTTGGGTTTAGCCATCTGCCGCAGTATCTTACAGCATCATGAAGGACGGATTTGGGCAGAAAGCACATTAGGAGAAGGTAGCACGTTCTACTTTACCCTACCCATCCTTAGCGATGTCCAACGTCCTGAGTTTGTCCCGCCTGATGATGGGCCCGCTTCGCTAACAGTTTTGAGTACTCAGTTAGGAGATTCAACTCAAAATTCTCCCCTTGTTCTGGTCTGTGATGATGACTCCTCTGTTCGGACTGTGGTACAAGCCATGCTAGAACGACAAGGCTACCGAGTGCTGACCGTCGCATCGGGACATGAGGCGGTACAACAGTCCGTTACCCATCCGCCTGATATAATTCTTCTCAACCTCATGATGCCAGAGATGGATGGGTGGGAAACTCTGGCCGTTCTGAAACAGCAGACAGAAACTCAAACGATTCCAGTTATTATTCTCAGTGGGCTGTTACCGGATGCAAGAGAAGCCCCCCATCCGGATGTCAGCGATTGGATTGTGAAACCTCCAGAACCCAGGATATTACGTCAAGCTCTAGAGCGAGTATTAGCTGATCGCAATCAAACCATTAAAGTTCTGATTGTCGAAGATGATTTAGAACTGGCACAGGTACTCGCCACCATGTTTTCTCGCCACGGGATAGAAACCTTTCAGGCCCAAACCGGACGGGACGCCATTCACTTGAGCCAGCGCATTCTTCCCGATCTACTAGTACTCGACTTGGCACTGCCAGAATACAATGGTTTTGCTGTAGTGGACTGGCTGCGGCAGCATAATCGCTTGCGTCAGGTTCCACTCGTTGTCTATACTGCCCAAGATTTAGATGAGAGCGATCGCCAACGGTTAAAACTAGGACAGACGCTTTTCTTTACTAAAGGACGCATTACTTCACAAGAATTTGAACAGCGAGCGATCGACCTGCTCAACCGCATGATTCGAGGCAAGACGGGAGATACCCCTGATGACCACTAG
- a CDS encoding DUF427 domain-containing protein, producing the protein MPKAIWNGAVIAESDKCVVVENNQYFPPDAIKKEYFKESNTHTTCPWKGVASYYSVEVDGQVNKDAAWYYPTAKDAAKNIEGYIAFWKGVKVEV; encoded by the coding sequence ATGCCAAAAGCAATCTGGAATGGTGCGGTTATTGCCGAGAGCGACAAGTGCGTAGTGGTGGAAAACAATCAATACTTCCCCCCAGACGCCATCAAGAAGGAGTACTTTAAGGAGAGCAATACCCATACCACCTGTCCTTGGAAGGGCGTTGCTAGCTACTACAGCGTTGAAGTGGACGGACAGGTTAACAAGGATGCCGCTTGGTACTATCCGACAGCGAAAGACGCGGCAAAGAATATTGAAGGCTATATAGCGTTCTGGAAAGGCGTGAAAGTCGAGGTGTAG